A window of Maniola hyperantus chromosome 26, iAphHyp1.2, whole genome shotgun sequence contains these coding sequences:
- the LOC117994051 gene encoding zinc finger protein 544-like yields the protein MRCCVPSCNNTSDNVSTSHREGKAISFHGFPSEVHLRAAWLGALGKQDGHLPDSAVVCSQHFLDDDIYETESGIRQISTGAIPSTVQVCMICLDTDSKLLLMSEHKLEAAYETLTGQPLCDLGNLNQTVCIQCAQRLINFSRFRDKSLRARALMMELVGKHELITRQYIKTINRTKHQLESNMVLTTLGPDHCDLHIPEHPSEDKQTELEETIIVKIEGNDESMSVDDDMEVKTEDDDNIYDFVKDPLKYESVSFQCTLCSEEFVHELAYMQHMSMHLQDGDGECDTPQVCKPHTAVSCSSSHSSLITENRPADPSPFAHAAMTLAVPLPASLATNNEIKEPSTEEADADNSWRHKRLTDCSVQLYDICSKKVVPRRVRSLTKTHKAVRSRVSQNIAYKDISYQATRQSGVLATEYIEPVAKSHHQSHALLNRFNCKICPYQTKIKYDLVKHIRTHTGEKPFCCNICQYKCSRRSNLVVHMRTHTGEKPYCCKLCQYKCCKSSDLVKHMRTHTGEKPYCCKLCESKFVSNNELRKHMRTHTGEKTYSCKLCKYTFSRNSSLVVHMRTHTGEKPYCCKLCQYKCNVNSSLVVHMRTHTGEKPYCCKLCQYKCYKSSDLVRHIRTHR from the exons ATGCGGTGTTGTGTGCCTTCCTGTAACAACACTTCAGACAATGTGTCCACATCACACAGGGAGGGGAAGGCGATTAGTTTTCATGG ATTCCCTAGTGAGGTGCATCTCCGTGCTGCTTGGCTCGGAGCCCTCGGCAAGCAAGACGGTCACCTACCAGACTCTGCTGTGGTCTGCTCGCAGCATTTTCTAGACGATGATATTTATGAAACAGAAAGTGGTATAAGGCAAATTAGTACTGGTGCTATTCCTTCAACAGTGCAG GTTTGCATGATATGCCTAGACACTGACAGTAAGCTATTGCTAATGAGTGAACACAAATTGGAAGCAGCATATGAAACGTTAACCGGACAGCCT TTGTGTGATCTAGGAAACCTAAACCAAACAGTTTGCATACAATGTGCTCAGAGATTGATTAACTTTAGTAGATTCagagacaagagcttgagagcGCGTGCACTGATGATGGAGCTAGTTGGAAAACATGAATTA ATAACAAGACAGTATATAAAGACGATAAATCGCACAAAACACCAACTAGAGAGTAATATGGTGTTGACAACACTAGGACCCGACCACTGTGACTTACACATACCAGAACACCCCTCggaagacaaacagacagaattAGAAGAAACCATTATCGTGAAAATTGAAGGAAATGATGAGTCTATGTCAGTTGATGATGACATGGAAGTGAAGACTGAAGATGACGATAATATCTATGATTTTGTTAAGGATCCGTTGAAGTATGAAAGTGTTTCCTTCCAATGTACACTATGTTCTGAGGAGTTTGTCCATGAACTTGCGTACATGCAACACATGAGCATGCATCTCCAG GATGGTGATGGTGAATGTGACACGCCACAAGTATGCAAGCCTCACACAGCTGTGAGCTGCAGCTCCTCACACTCTTCACTTATCACTGAGAACAG GCCGGCAGACCCCAGCCCTTTCGCACACGCCGCCATGACTTTAG CCGTTCCTCTGCCCGCGAGTCTTGCGACAAATAACGAGATAAAAGAGCCATCAACTGAAGAAGCCGATGCAGACAATAGTTGGCGACACAAAAGACTAACGGATTGTTCTGTCCAACTATATGATATTTGCTCAAAGAAAGTTGTCCCAAGACGAGTCAGGTCACTGACGAAAACACATAAAGCTGTTAGATCTCGTGTGAGTCAGAACATTGCCTACAAAGATATCAGTTATCAGGCGACAAGGCAGAGTGGAGTCCTTGCAACAGAATACATTGAACCAGTCGCTAAGAGTCATCATCAGAGTCATGCGTTACTAAATAGATTTAATTGCAAGATTTGTCCGTAccaaactaaaattaaatatgatTTAGTGAAGCACATAAGAAcacacactggtgaaaagccattTTGTTGTAATATTTGCCAGTATAAATGTTCACGAAGAAGTAATTTAGTGgtgcacatgagaacccacactggtgaaaaaccataCTGTTGTAAATTATGCCAGTATAAATGTTGCAAAAGTAGTGATTTAGTtaagcacatgagaactcacactggtgaaaagccataTTGTTGCAAGTTATGTGAGAGTAAGTTTGTGTCAAATAATGAATTAAGgaagcacatgagaactcacactggtgaaaagacATATTCTTGCAAGTTATGCAAGTACACATTTTCACGAAACAGTAGTTTAGTAGTGCACATGAGAAcacacactggtgaaaagccataCTGTTGTAAATTATGCCAGTATAAATGTAACGTAAATAGTAGTTTAGTGGTGcatatgagaactcacactggtgaaaaaccgtaCTGTTGTAAATTATGCCAGTATAAATGTTACAAAAGTAGTGATTTAGTGAGGCACATAAGAACTCACCGCTAA